The proteins below come from a single Synergistaceae bacterium genomic window:
- the ribD gene encoding bifunctional diaminohydroxyphosphoribosylaminopyrimidine deaminase/5-amino-6-(5-phosphoribosylamino)uracil reductase RibD — protein sequence MKRALFLAQKGHGKTGSNPMVGCVIVKNSRIIGEGWHHEYGGNHAEIEAINDAKKYNEDLRGSTVYVTLEPCSHYGKTPPCAQRLVSEGVARVIYAMTDPNPKVNGQGLQILRDSGIETKQANKIFEKQAKFLNRGFIFLQKYNRPFITLKAAMSLDGKMCLANNSSKWITGIESRTQAHKLRAQNDAVLVGVNTILNDDPQLTVRHIRGIDPLRIILDSNLRTPINSRVISNDNKCLILTSENADEGKIKSLQDAGARVAIIESQNNHINLKSALEYLITQNVLTLMIEGGPEILSSFLREELADYVNLFIAPKIFGEGRGFDLRKNFNSVSEAFNLDISRRTIKRLGDDIFIEGWLSCSRDL from the coding sequence ATGAAACGTGCTTTATTTCTCGCACAAAAAGGTCATGGCAAAACTGGATCTAATCCTATGGTCGGCTGTGTTATCGTGAAAAATAGCAGAATTATCGGTGAAGGCTGGCATCATGAATACGGCGGCAATCACGCGGAAATTGAGGCCATCAACGACGCAAAAAAATATAATGAAGATCTGCGCGGATCGACTGTTTATGTTACATTAGAACCGTGTTCGCATTATGGGAAGACTCCCCCGTGCGCTCAAAGACTGGTAAGTGAAGGAGTAGCAAGAGTCATTTACGCAATGACCGATCCAAATCCTAAAGTCAACGGCCAGGGCTTGCAAATTTTACGAGATTCAGGAATCGAAACAAAGCAGGCTAATAAAATTTTTGAGAAACAAGCAAAATTCTTAAATCGGGGCTTTATTTTCCTGCAAAAATATAACAGGCCGTTCATCACGTTAAAAGCAGCTATGAGTCTTGACGGCAAAATGTGTCTTGCTAATAACTCAAGCAAATGGATAACGGGAATCGAGTCACGCACTCAAGCCCATAAATTACGCGCTCAAAATGATGCTGTCTTAGTCGGAGTTAATACTATCTTGAATGATGACCCGCAATTAACTGTAAGACACATTAGAGGCATTGACCCATTGAGAATAATTCTTGACTCAAATTTAAGAACGCCCATAAATTCGCGAGTAATCTCAAATGATAATAAATGCTTGATTTTAACAAGTGAGAATGCGGACGAGGGCAAAATTAAATCTTTACAGGACGCGGGCGCAAGAGTAGCAATAATTGAATCGCAAAATAATCACATAAATTTAAAATCTGCGCTTGAATATTTAATCACTCAAAATGTATTAACTCTCATGATAGAGGGCGGGCCGGAAATATTAAGCTCGTTTTTACGTGAAGAATTAGCCGATTATGTAAATTTATTTATCGCTCCTAAAATTTTCGGTGAAGGGCGGGGCTTTGACTTGAGGAAAAATTTTAATTCAGTGAGTGAGGCATTTAATCTCGATATTTCTAGAAGAACTATTAAACGCTTAGGCGACGACATTTTTATAGAGGGCTGGCTGTCATGTTCACGGGACTTATAG
- a CDS encoding riboflavin synthase, which yields MFTGLIEEVGSVRNFHKTGTFYTLSIESNITSELKIGQSVSISGACLTVTRINAKIFDVQLMQETFTRTWFHKNLRAGTRVNLERAMKLSDRLDGHLVLGHVDGVAALKEIHGQETREAVFIPEDKNLLRGIVEKGSVCIDGVSLTVINAGDSSFSVGLIPETLKATTLGGLKAGSIINLETDILGKYIERLTSFDSKNNKPGNYLTSLLSL from the coding sequence ATGTTCACGGGACTTATAGAAGAAGTAGGGAGTGTGAGAAATTTTCACAAGACGGGTACATTTTACACGTTATCAATCGAGTCAAATATTACGAGCGAGCTTAAAATCGGCCAGTCAGTATCAATCAGCGGGGCATGTCTCACAGTTACAAGAATAAACGCTAAAATTTTTGACGTTCAACTTATGCAAGAGACTTTTACACGCACATGGTTTCATAAAAATTTACGGGCGGGGACTCGTGTGAATCTTGAGCGGGCTATGAAATTATCTGACAGATTAGACGGGCATTTAGTACTTGGCCATGTTGACGGAGTCGCAGCTTTGAAGGAAATTCACGGACAAGAGACTCGCGAGGCCGTATTTATTCCTGAAGATAAAAATTTATTGCGGGGAATAGTCGAAAAGGGTTCAGTCTGCATTGACGGTGTGAGCTTAACGGTTATAAACGCGGGCGATTCTAGTTTTTCAGTGGGACTCATTCCTGAGACTCTGAAAGCTACTACACTGGGCGGACTCAAAGCAGGCAGCATTATAAATCTTGAGACTGATATACTCGGCAAATATATAGAACGCTTGACAAGTTTTGACTCGAAAAATAATAAACCGGGCAATTATTTAACGTCATTATTATCACTATGA